AAATAATGTGGAGAATGACAAATTCGTACGGCGCCGTCCGGAAACGGGCCATAGTAGCGCAAACAGCAGGAGGGCGGTGGTTAGCAGTTAACGGTGGTTTCCATCCATCCCCGCAGGATATTTCCGATCTTTTCGAATTCTATCAGGAACCCATCATGTCCGTAAGTGGAATCAATTTCATGATAAGTAGCGTTAGGAAGATGAGCCGCCATGAACTGCTGTTCTTCAGGCGGGCAGAGGATATCGCTGCTGATGCCTATCAGCAGTGTAGGCGCATGAATATGTGAAAGGGTAGTGGTAATGTTTTCATGCCGGCCCCGGGCAATATTATGACTGTCCATGGCCTTACTCAGCAACCAGTACGATTGGGCATTGAAACGTTTTACCAGTTTATCGCCCTGGTAGTTGATATAGGAAGATGCCCGGAAATTGTCGGTTTTCTCTTTGTCTTCATCGGATTGAGCGCGTACGAAAGTCTGATAGTTCCGGTAGGTGAGCATACCGATGGCCCTGGCTGCCTTGAGGCCCTTTGCGCCGGCGCCGGGGCTGTTATCCTGCCAGGTATCATCAGCCTCTATTGCCAGTCGCTGCGCAGTGTGAATCGCAATGCCCCAGGCACTTTCCGCGGCTCCCGTACACAGCAGGAACAGACGGCCGATTACTTCCGGTTCCATCAATGCCCATTCCAGCGCCTGATATCCACCCATGGAACCTCCT
The genomic region above belongs to Chitinophaga sp. 180180018-3 and contains:
- the metX gene encoding homoserine O-acetyltransferase, yielding MRKFKEALSAKVFHSKAAFRLESGQVLPELHIAYHTYGTMNEDGSNVIWVCHALTANSDVADWWTGLIGDGRVIDPSRHFIVCANILGSCYGSSGPHTVNPETGSPWYRQFPAITIRDMVQAHMLLRQHLRIPQIRLLIGGSMGGYQALEWALMEPEVIGRLFLLCTGAAESAWGIAIHTAQRLAIEADDTWQDNSPGAGAKGLKAARAIGMLTYRNYQTFVRAQSDEDKEKTDNFRASSYINYQGDKLVKRFNAQSYWLLSKAMDSHNIARGRHENITTTLSHIHAPTLLIGISSDILCPPEEQQFMAAHLPNATYHEIDSTYGHDGFLIEFEKIGNILRGWMETTVNC